The following coding sequences are from one Malaciobacter pacificus window:
- a CDS encoding trimeric intracellular cation channel family protein, translating to MSALEIADIIGIICFALSGFLISVHYNLDILGVFISSFLTALGGGMIRDVLADRTPYVFTDTLPVILVIATVLISLLFKLHKIDDLEGKTAFIISDAVGLVSFAITGSLIAIQNDFNFLGVLILAFLTAVGGGTIRDILINRVPSILVSEFYATVAIIVGLIVYGLHLLELKSLGSLIIVFIFGVALRLLAYYKNWHLPTLSKD from the coding sequence ATGAGTGCTTTAGAGATTGCAGATATTATCGGAATTATTTGTTTTGCACTTAGTGGATTTTTAATCTCTGTTCACTATAACCTTGATATATTAGGTGTATTCATTTCTTCTTTTTTAACAGCCCTTGGTGGTGGAATGATTAGAGATGTACTTGCAGATAGAACACCTTATGTTTTTACTGACACATTACCTGTAATATTAGTAATTGCTACTGTTTTAATTTCACTTCTATTTAAACTTCATAAGATTGATGATTTAGAAGGAAAAACTGCGTTTATTATATCAGATGCAGTAGGATTAGTATCTTTTGCTATTACTGGATCATTAATAGCTATTCAAAATGATTTTAATTTCTTAGGTGTATTAATTCTTGCTTTTCTAACAGCAGTTGGCGGTGGTACTATTAGAGATATTCTTATAAACAGAGTTCCTTCAATTTTAGTATCTGAATTTTATGCAACTGTTGCAATTATAGTAGGTCTTATAGTTTATGGACTTCATCTTTTAGAATTAAAAAGCTTAGGTAGTTTAATCATTGTATTTATTTTTGGTGTAGCTTTAAGACTTTTAGCATACTATAAAAACTGGCATTTACCAACTCTATCTAAAGATTAA